In Actinomycetota bacterium, the following are encoded in one genomic region:
- a CDS encoding TetR/AcrR family transcriptional regulator, translated as MKLGSAAGSGRQAARSDQVVEQRRGPGRPAYDSKQKLVAAACKLLSERGFEATSPVMIQQRSGIGQGSMYHHFPGKGKEGLALDAISHMRASTLAFLDGTPAPVGADVEVVREHIVAALDRLFDRREGQALIRLMADGVAGAIKPLAQATQDWCDDIRGAVVVMLRADDPAEDPEVADAAASFLAPEFEHLAKELFTAALGRGLVRLPKIAFYLFPDREEA; from the coding sequence ATGAAATTGGGCAGCGCGGCCGGATCAGGCCGTCAGGCGGCGAGGAGCGATCAGGTGGTGGAGCAGCGGCGGGGTCCGGGGCGTCCGGCGTATGACTCGAAGCAGAAGCTCGTGGCCGCGGCATGCAAGTTGCTGTCGGAGCGTGGGTTCGAGGCGACGAGCCCGGTGATGATCCAGCAACGCTCGGGCATCGGTCAGGGCAGCATGTACCACCACTTCCCCGGCAAGGGGAAGGAGGGGCTGGCGCTGGATGCGATCAGTCACATGCGGGCGAGCACCCTTGCGTTCCTCGACGGCACGCCCGCGCCAGTGGGTGCTGATGTTGAGGTGGTGCGTGAGCACATCGTGGCCGCGCTGGATCGGCTGTTCGACCGTCGCGAAGGTCAGGCGTTGATCCGGCTGATGGCTGACGGGGTGGCCGGGGCGATCAAACCGCTCGCGCAAGCGACCCAGGACTGGTGCGACGACATCCGTGGCGCGGTCGTGGTGATGCTCCGCGCCGACGACCCTGCCGAGGACCCCGAGGTGGCTGACGCGGCCGCCAGCTTCCTCGCTCCGGAGTTCGAGCACCTCGCTAAGGAACTGTTCACCGCCGCACTCGGGCGGGGGCTGGTCAGGTTGCCGAAGATCGCGTTCTACCTGTTCCCGGACCGTGAAGAGGCGTAG
- the dcm gene encoding DNA (cytosine-5-)-methyltransferase, with protein MASGAPAFEFVDLFAGLGGFHVALESLGGEGVFAAEWDSTLNALYKDNFGITPWVDVNDLSDEATIAREVPEHDVLTAGFPCQPFSKAGEQLGFSHTLQGKLFFKVLAILKEKRPRRFILENVPNIMRHQNGATLATIRKELEDLGYTVDVHKFSPHEFGVPQIRERAYFVGSLDGLEGFQWPTPARPKTDISSVLDRDAKPSRVIPAQTLRAIDMWDDFLKLAPESLKLPSFPIWSMEFRATYPYEDATPPAIWKELGPRDLDSALGSFGFGLKGLAKEAQFELLPSHARRPADLKFPSWKQAFIRQNRQFYWANQRWIDPWLDQWRPWELPSSLQKFEWNVQGGERRIDKYVLQVRASGIRVKRTSTAPSLIAMTHTQVPILGKNLVGVRRYMTPAECAALQSLGSISLPEGDLRAYKALGNAVNADVVRAIAEPLLRGLDQSSAASEDSESAAA; from the coding sequence ATGGCGTCCGGAGCACCAGCCTTCGAGTTCGTCGACCTCTTCGCCGGCCTTGGTGGCTTCCATGTCGCACTCGAAAGCCTCGGCGGCGAGGGAGTGTTTGCAGCCGAATGGGACTCGACGCTGAACGCACTCTACAAAGACAACTTCGGCATCACGCCTTGGGTAGACGTGAACGATCTGAGCGATGAGGCGACGATCGCGCGCGAGGTACCGGAACACGACGTCCTGACCGCCGGCTTCCCTTGCCAGCCGTTCTCGAAGGCTGGCGAGCAACTGGGATTCAGTCACACGCTTCAAGGCAAGCTGTTCTTCAAAGTGCTGGCGATTCTCAAGGAGAAGCGGCCACGGCGCTTCATCCTCGAGAACGTGCCGAACATCATGCGCCACCAGAACGGCGCGACTCTGGCCACCATCCGCAAGGAACTCGAAGACCTCGGCTACACCGTCGATGTGCACAAGTTCTCGCCGCACGAGTTTGGAGTGCCGCAGATTCGAGAGAGGGCGTACTTCGTCGGCTCCCTGGACGGACTTGAAGGATTCCAGTGGCCGACGCCTGCTCGGCCGAAGACGGACATCAGCAGCGTCCTCGACAGAGATGCGAAGCCGAGTCGCGTGATCCCGGCTCAGACGCTGCGAGCGATCGACATGTGGGATGACTTTCTCAAGCTCGCGCCGGAGTCGCTGAAGCTCCCGTCGTTCCCGATCTGGTCGATGGAGTTCCGCGCGACCTACCCATACGAGGACGCCACGCCGCCAGCGATCTGGAAAGAACTCGGCCCTCGCGACTTGGACAGTGCGCTCGGTAGCTTCGGGTTCGGGCTGAAGGGATTGGCGAAGGAAGCGCAGTTCGAGTTGCTGCCGAGTCATGCTCGCAGGCCCGCCGACCTCAAGTTCCCCTCGTGGAAGCAAGCATTCATCCGCCAGAATCGACAGTTCTACTGGGCGAATCAGAGGTGGATCGATCCGTGGCTCGATCAGTGGAGGCCGTGGGAGTTGCCGTCCAGCCTTCAGAAGTTCGAGTGGAACGTGCAAGGCGGCGAGCGACGAATCGACAAGTATGTTTTGCAGGTGCGGGCCTCGGGCATTCGCGTGAAGCGGACTTCGACGGCTCCCAGCCTCATCGCCATGACGCACACTCAGGTTCCTATTCTCGGCAAGAACCTCGTCGGAGTCCGTCGCTACATGACCCCTGCCGAGTGTGCAGCTCTACAAAGCCTCGGCTCGATCTCGCTTCCAGAAGGTGACCTTCGGGCATACAAGGCTCTCGGCAACGCTGTCAACGCAGACGTGGTTCGCGCGATCGCTGAGCCGCTTCTGCGGGGTCTCGACCAGTCTTCAGCGGCTTCTGAGGACTCGGAAAGTGCTGCGGCGTAA
- the rsfS gene encoding ribosome silencing factor — translation MTASPRAVELAVAAAEAAADKLAEDIVAIDVSDHLVITDVFVLCSAPNERQVGAVVEEVEKRLHQLGVRAVRREGERENRWVLLDFVDIVVHVQQSEERVHYALERLWKDCPFIALPDEVRRPRSTFDEAAFDQARQGGLH, via the coding sequence GTGACCGCATCGCCCCGGGCCGTCGAGCTGGCCGTCGCGGCCGCCGAGGCAGCCGCGGACAAGCTGGCGGAGGACATCGTCGCGATCGACGTCAGCGACCACCTGGTCATCACCGACGTCTTCGTATTGTGCTCGGCGCCCAACGAGCGGCAGGTCGGCGCGGTCGTGGAGGAAGTCGAGAAGCGGCTGCACCAGCTCGGGGTGCGAGCGGTACGGCGCGAAGGCGAACGGGAGAACCGCTGGGTGCTGCTCGACTTCGTCGACATCGTCGTGCACGTCCAGCAGTCCGAGGAGCGGGTGCACTACGCGCTGGAACGGCTCTGGAAGGACTGCCCCTTCATCGCGCTGCCGGACGAGGTACGGCGACCCCGCAGCACCTTCGACGAGGCGGCTTTCGACCAGGCCCGGCAAGGTGGGCTGCACTGA
- a CDS encoding histidine phosphatase family protein, with translation MSGRRLVLWRHGRTSWNATQRFQGHSDIELDAVGIAQAERAADLLALLEPDVIVSSDLVRACRTAQALADRVGVAVDVDADLRETYAGEWEGLGRPELLERFGDQLLRWSAGEDLRPGGGETRTEVAARMHAAIDRALARVPVGGTLVVVTHGGSARAVIGSLLGLQVEQWAALGVLSNCAWCVLAESSLVSGSGWRLVEYNAGSLPQPALADDR, from the coding sequence CTGAGCGGCCGACGGCTGGTCCTGTGGCGCCACGGCCGGACCTCGTGGAACGCCACGCAGCGGTTCCAGGGCCATAGCGATATCGAGCTGGACGCCGTCGGCATCGCGCAGGCCGAACGCGCGGCCGATCTGCTGGCCCTGCTGGAACCCGACGTCATCGTGTCCAGCGACCTGGTGCGGGCGTGCCGCACCGCGCAGGCCCTGGCCGACCGCGTCGGTGTGGCGGTGGACGTCGACGCGGATCTGCGGGAGACGTACGCCGGTGAATGGGAAGGCCTGGGCCGCCCGGAGCTGCTCGAGCGGTTCGGCGACCAGCTGCTGCGGTGGAGCGCCGGCGAGGACCTGCGGCCCGGCGGGGGAGAGACCCGCACCGAAGTCGCCGCGCGGATGCACGCGGCCATCGACCGTGCGCTGGCTCGGGTCCCGGTCGGCGGGACTCTCGTGGTGGTCACCCACGGCGGCTCGGCCCGGGCGGTGATCGGGTCCCTGCTCGGCTTGCAGGTCGAGCAGTGGGCAGCGCTGGGGGTGTTGTCGAACTGCGCCTGGTGCGTGCTCGCGGAGTCCAGCCTGGTGAGTGGGTCGGGATGGCGCCTGGTCGAGTACAACGCCGGCTCGCTCCCACAGCCGGCGCTCGCCGACGACCGCTAG